Within Serratia odorifera, the genomic segment GCAGCGCCAGCTGTACCACGCTGAGAAAACCGCCGCCGGTGAACAACGCCCCCAACGCCAGACCGGTGACGCCCGGTACCACCTCCGCACACAGCACCCCCAGCGCCTGTACCCATAACGTCAGCGCCAGACGGGTCTGGGTGGTCAATCGGTGGCGAGTGAGAATACCCAACACAATTCCCAACACCGCCGCGCCGCCAAACACCGGCCAGACAAACTGGGCAAATACGCTGCCCGGGAAACGCTCGCTGGCCATTTGCGACAGAAACGTCGCCGGCAGAATATAGCCGAAGCCGGCCAGGCTGTAGCTCCACACCAGACGTTTCAGCGCCGGCGTCAACACCAGCGGTTCCGGCGTCAGGTTCGGTCGATGCAGTTCCCCAGCGCGCGGTAAATTGACGCTGATGGCGCCAATCAACAGCAATGCCAATACGCCGTACACCAGCCAGGCCTGGCCGGCACTCAGTGCCAACCCGTGGATGCCCACCGCCAGCATGCCGCTGATAAAGATCCCCGCACCGGGGCCGGCAAATACCGCCGCACTCAGCGCCGGACGGCCGTAATGCGCCAAACGCTCGTTGGTCCATGCCGCCACCAGCACCATCGCCCAGCCGCTGGCCCAGCCAATGGCAAAACGCACCGCGCCGTGCCACCACGCGCCTTCTACCCAGGCGGACAGCAGCGTCAGCGCTACCGCACCCCATACGCCCAGCCACAGCCGACGTTCGACATGTCGGCTGGCGCGCATCGCATCGTAGGCTCCGCACAGATAACCCAGGTAATTCAGCGCCGCCACCAGCCCGGCGCTGGTCAGCGTAAACTGATGTTCGGCAATCATCAGCGGCACCTGCGGCGTAAACGCGAAGCGGCCGATCCCCATCGCTACAATCAGAGCCACAAATCCACTCAATGCAATTCTCAATGCCATTTGGCCATCCCAACGGTTAAAAGAAAGTTGCCAGTATCATGCCGCAGTATTACACTCACAAAAACTGAATAATTATCACAAAGTTCATCACGAAAAGAGAAAGGCATGGATCTGACCCAACTTCGCATGTTTTGCAGCGTCGCCGAAACCGGCTCCGTCGCGCGTGCCGCCGAACAGCTGCATCGGGTGCCGTCGAACCTGACCACCCGTCTACGCCAGCTCGAGCACGAGCTGGGTGCCGATCTGTTTATTCGCGAAAAACAGCGCCTGCGTCTTTCGCCGATGGGCCATAATTTTCTGTGTTACGCCAACCGCATTCTGGCGCTGAGCGAAGAGGCGATGAGCATCACCCACGCTGGCGAACCGGCGGGTAACTTTGCGCTAGGCTCGATGGAAAGCACCGCCGCGACGCGCCTGCCCACGCTGCTGGCAGCCTATCACCAGCGTTTCCCTCGGGTTTCCCTGTCGTTGATCACCGGCACCTCCGGCGAAATCACCGAACGCGTGTGCGCCGGTACGCTGGCGGCGGCGCTGGTCGATGGTCCGCTGCAGCACGACGAACTGAACGGTTGTGTCGCCTTCGAGGAACGCATGGTGGCGATCTCCTGTCTTGACCATGCGCCCATCCACAGCGCGCAGGATGCCAAGGGCGAAACGCTGTTTGCCTTCCGCCCCAGCTGTTCCTATCGACTACGGCTGGAATCGTGGTTCAAGCGCGATGGCGCATTGCCCGGTCAGATCATGGAAATTCAGTCATATCACGCCATGCTGGCCTGCGTCGCCAGCGGTTCCGGGCTGGCGATGATCCCCCATTCGGTGCTGACGCTGTTGCCGGGGCATGAACGGGTCAGCATCCATCCCTTGCCGCCCGACATTGCCGAAACCGCCACCTGGCTGCTGTGGCGTCGTGACGCCTTCGGCCCCAACGTACGCGCCTTGAAACAACTGATTATAGAACAGGCTGAAACCCCAGCCGTCGCACACAGCGAACTCGCTTAAAAATCTATACCACTGAGGAGAATGTAATGGAAATGATCAAAACCCGCGCCGCCGTCGCCTGGGGCCCCAACCAGCCGTTGAAGATCGAAGAAGTCGATCTGATGCCGCCGCAAAAAGGC encodes:
- a CDS encoding YbfB/YjiJ family MFS transporter, coding for MALRIALSGFVALIVAMGIGRFAFTPQVPLMIAEHQFTLTSAGLVAALNYLGYLCGAYDAMRASRHVERRLWLGVWGAVALTLLSAWVEGAWWHGAVRFAIGWASGWAMVLVAAWTNERLAHYGRPALSAAVFAGPGAGIFISGMLAVGIHGLALSAGQAWLVYGVLALLLIGAISVNLPRAGELHRPNLTPEPLVLTPALKRLVWSYSLAGFGYILPATFLSQMASERFPGSVFAQFVWPVFGGAAVLGIVLGILTRHRLTTQTRLALTLWVQALGVLCAEVVPGVTGLALGALFTGGGFLSVVQLALQHGRELAPNHARYMAGLLTTGYAVGQLVGPMLSALSTALTQRLEPALYVAVVSLMVAGLLVVNTPARAAVGNLSRNCTK
- the ptrR gene encoding putrescine utilization regulator PtrR codes for the protein MDLTQLRMFCSVAETGSVARAAEQLHRVPSNLTTRLRQLEHELGADLFIREKQRLRLSPMGHNFLCYANRILALSEEAMSITHAGEPAGNFALGSMESTAATRLPTLLAAYHQRFPRVSLSLITGTSGEITERVCAGTLAAALVDGPLQHDELNGCVAFEERMVAISCLDHAPIHSAQDAKGETLFAFRPSCSYRLRLESWFKRDGALPGQIMEIQSYHAMLACVASGSGLAMIPHSVLTLLPGHERVSIHPLPPDIAETATWLLWRRDAFGPNVRALKQLIIEQAETPAVAHSELA